From the genome of Vicia villosa cultivar HV-30 ecotype Madison, WI linkage group LG2, Vvil1.0, whole genome shotgun sequence, one region includes:
- the LOC131650361 gene encoding mitochondrial uncoupling protein 5, with the protein MGVKGFVEGGVASIIAGCSTHPLDLIKVRMQLQGESAPKPNPVQNLRPALAFGQTGTTSIHVAPTPATPVIQPRVGPISVGVRLVQQEGVRALFSGVSATVLRQTLYSTTRMGLYDILKNKWSDREAGTMPLLRKIEAGLIAGGVGAAIGNPADVAMVRMQADGRLPASQRRNYKSVVDAITRMAKQEGVTSLWRGSSLTVNRAMLVTASQLASYDQFKEIILEKGVMKDGLGTHVTASFAAGFVAAVVTNPVDVIKTRVMNMRVEAGKEPPYAGALDCAVKTVRAEGPMALYKGFIPTISRQGPFTVVLFVTLEQVRKLLKDF; encoded by the coding sequence ATGGGAGTCAAAGGTTTTGTTGAAGGTGGCGTTGCTTCTATCATAGCAGGATGTTCCACCCACCCGCTTGACCTAATTAAGGTTCGCATGCAACTCCAGGGTGAAAGCGCTCCTAAACCGAACCCGGTTCAGAATCTCCGACCCGCTCTTGCTTTCGGTCAAACCGGAACAACTTCCATCCACGTGGCACCTACTCCGGCTACTCCAGTTATTCAGCCTCGCGTGGGTCCGATCTCTGTTGGAGTCCGTCTCGTCCAACAAGAAGGCGTTAGAGCCTTATTCTCCGGCGTCTCCGCCACTGTTCTCCGGCAGACACTCTACTCCACCACCAGGATGGGTCTCTACGACATCCTGAAAAACAAGTGGTCAGATCGTGAAGCCGGTACCATGCCGCTGCTTCGCAAGATCGAAGCTGGACTCATCGCCGGTGGAGTCGGAGCCGCAATCGGAAACCCAGCCGATGTTGCCATGGTTAGAATGCAAGCCGACGGGAGACTCCCGGCATCTCAGCGTAGAAACTACAAATCTGTCGTCGACGCCATTACAAGAATGGCTAAGCAAGAAGGCGTAACGAGTCTCTGGCGCGGTTCATCTCTTACCGTTAACCGCGCCATGCTCGTTACGGCTTCACAGCTGGCGTCTTACGATCAGTTCAAGGAAATTATCCTGGAGAAGGGAGTGATGAAGGACGGGCTTGGGACCCACGTGACAGCGAGTTTTGCGGCGGGATTTGTGGCTGCGGTTGTGACGAATCCGGTTGATGTTATTAAAACGAGGGTGATGAATATGAGGGTGGAGGCTGGTAAGGAACCACCTTATGCTGGTGCTTTGGATTGTGCGGTGAAAACGGTTCGTGCTGAGGGTCCTATGGCTCTTTACAAAGGGTTTATACCTACGATTTCGAGGCAGGGTCCTTTCACTGTTGTTCTGTTTGTTACTCTGGAGCAGGTTCGCAAGTTGTTGAAGGATTTCTGA